Below is a window of Flavobacterium sp. CFS9 DNA.
AAAAGGCACTATCCTAAAAGCATGCGTTAATGTTCTTCGAACTTACTGAACTAATTTCCCTGCCGCTTTTTTCCAGTCAAGCCATGATACTATCAATTGTTTTTTAAGCTGATTATAAAATAGCTCCATATTTTGCAATTGGATCTCTTTATCGTTTAGTTCATTAAAGGATATTTGATCAAATTGATATCGATCCTGATAAATCATCACAATCTCAGAAGTTAGCTTACTGTTTTCACTTACTGTTTTTAATTGTTCCAGGACATTAGCGTAAACAGTAACGGCATTTAAAACATTGTATTTGCTTTTATTAATATCCTCTGTAATTCTATCCTTATTCTGATTTTGCTGAAATCTTAACTGATCAATTCTTTTTGCCGTATTTTCTCCCAAAGAAAAAGGTAACTTTAATGAAACTCCTATATAACTATTCCCATACCAACTATTTTGCTGAAAAGGATTCATACTTTCTGTAAACTGATCTGCTCCTAAATAACCATTAACATTAATCAACGGACCATATTTAGCTCTTTCCAGTTTTTTCTTATTCTCTAATACTTCGTTTTGCGTTTTCAAAATTTCAATTTGCGGCAGTGCTTCAATTAAATTATCATCAAGATTTGGAATGCTTTCCTCTATGCTGTATTTTTCTAATTTTAGAGAAGAAACAATCGAAGATTCATTTCCAACAACGTATAAGAAATACTGTTTCAAAACCAATAAATTATGGACTGCATTGCGGTATTTTTGAACCGCAATATTGTGCGTCACTTTAGCATCGTTTACGTCAGCCTTTAAAGCTCTTTTGTATTTGTACTTTTGGTTAATAGTCTCCAGACTCAACGCTGTACGGGCAGTATCACCAACTGCTTCTTTTTCCTGTTCTTCTGCAACTACTATATTTAAATATACTTTTGAGACCTCATAGGTAAGTTCCAACCTTGCTTCTTTTTCATTTAAAGCAGCTAGTTTCTCCTGTAGTTTCGATTCGGCTATTAATTTTGAAACAGACATATCCAGTAAGGGTTGCTGCAATAAAACACCTGCGCTTTGAGAATAATTAGCTCCTAATTTCACTGCGATCATACCATCTGATGGTTGATGGGAACTAAATGCTTCAGCCGGTAAAACACTTGTCGCAATAATCGGATTGTACTGATAATTATAATTCAACGCTACTTTGGGCAAATATTTGGCATTTAATTCTTTTGTCTTTAATTGATTGATTTTATATTCTTTTTCCAGTGAAGCTATTATTTTTCTATTCTTTTGTGCTGCTTCAATGGCTTTATCTAAGGTCCAGACCGGGTTTTGTGCAGTCATTTTAAAAAATCCTAACAACAGAAGACTGCTTATAAAACCTATACACCATAATTTTTTTTTCATCCTAACAATTTTATTAACCTCTAAATACAGAGGCAGGTTCTACATTTTTTATTCTTCTAATGGCAAACACAGCCCCGA
It encodes the following:
- a CDS encoding TolC family protein; this translates as MKKKLWCIGFISSLLLLGFFKMTAQNPVWTLDKAIEAAQKNRKIIASLEKEYKINQLKTKELNAKYLPKVALNYNYQYNPIIATSVLPAEAFSSHQPSDGMIAVKLGANYSQSAGVLLQQPLLDMSVSKLIAESKLQEKLAALNEKEARLELTYEVSKVYLNIVVAEEQEKEAVGDTARTALSLETINQKYKYKRALKADVNDAKVTHNIAVQKYRNAVHNLLVLKQYFLYVVGNESSIVSSLKLEKYSIEESIPNLDDNLIEALPQIEILKTQNEVLENKKKLERAKYGPLINVNGYLGADQFTESMNPFQQNSWYGNSYIGVSLKLPFSLGENTAKRIDQLRFQQNQNKDRITEDINKSKYNVLNAVTVYANVLEQLKTVSENSKLTSEIVMIYQDRYQFDQISFNELNDKEIQLQNMELFYNQLKKQLIVSWLDWKKAAGKLVQ